One segment of Clavelina lepadiformis chromosome 2, kaClaLepa1.1, whole genome shotgun sequence DNA contains the following:
- the LOC143446507 gene encoding cyclin-dependent kinase 9-like has product MATSNLDFPFCHDVGKYERITKIGQGTFGEVFKARDRKTGRLVALKKVIMENEKEGFPITALREIKILQLLKHENVVDLIEICRTKPTQFNRSKGSIYLVFEFCAHDLAGLLSNANVKFTLGEIKKTMLQLLEGLFYIHRNKILHRDMKAANVLITKNGVLKLADFGLARAFSFTKSGQANRYTNRVVTLWYRPPELLLGDRDYGPPIDLWGAGCIMTEMWTRSPIMQGHTEQQQLTLISQLCGSIAPQVWPGVEKYDLFQKMDLPKGQKRKVKERLKAYVRDQYALDLIDKLLTLDPKHRIDSDEALNHDFFWTEPLPCDLMNMLSQHKTSMFEYLAPPRKPNHAQGSSAQAHARHGPHGAVAHQQQQPTDPSYDRIF; this is encoded by the exons ATGGCTACGAGCAACCTTGACTTCCCCTTCTGTCATGACGTTGGAAAATATGAAAGAATAACTAAAATTGGTCAAGGAACGTTTGG GGAGGTTTTCAAAGCTCGGGATCGAAAGACTGGTCGCTTAGTAGCACTGAAAAAAGTTATCATGGAGAATGAAAAGGAAGGG TTTCCAATCACCGCACTTCGTGAAATTAAAATTCTCCAGTTGCTGAAACATGAAAACGTAGTGGATTTAATAGAAATCTGTCGAACAAAACCTACACAATTTAACAG GTCAAAAGGTTCAATATACCTTGTCTTTGAATTTTGTGCTCATGATCTGGCTGGACTTCTCAGCAATGCCAACGTGAAGTTCACTTTGGGTGAGATCAAGAAG ACCATGTTGCAGTTGTTAGAAGGACTGTTCTACATACATAGAAACAAAATTCTACATCGAGACATGAAAGCTGCAAATGTGCTTATAACAAAAAACGGGGTCTTGAAATTGGCCGATTTTGGGCTGGCTAG GGCGTTTAGTTTCACAAAATCTGGCCAAGCCAACAGATATACCAACAGAGTTGTTACATTGTGGTATAGACCACCAGAGTTACTACTTGGTGACAGAGATTACGGACCGCCAATAGACCTGTGGGGTGCTGGTTGTATTATGACGGAAATGTGGACGCGAAGTCCTATTATGCAA GGCCACACAGAACAGCAGCAGCTTACTTTGATTAGCCAACTTTGTGGATCCATAGCTCCACAAGTTTGGCCAGGAGTTGAAAAGTACGatctatttcaaaaaatggaTCTTCCAAAGGGACAGAAACGCAAAGTAAAAGAACGGCTCAAGGCGTATGTTAGAGATCAATATGCTCTTGATCTCATTGATAAGCTTTTAACCCTTGATCCAAAGCATAGAATAGACTCTGATGAGGCGTTAAATCACGACTTTTTCTGGACGGAACCGTTACCTTGCGACCTAATGAACATGCTGTCACAGCACAAGACTTCAATGTTTGAATATCTTGCACCACCGCGTAAACCAAACCATGCGCAGGGTTCTAGTGCGCAGGCGCATGCACGTCACGGACCACATGGAGCCGTTGCGCACCAGCAGCAACAACCTACCGATCCTTCATACGATCGGATATTTTAA